In Portunus trituberculatus isolate SZX2019 chromosome 45, ASM1759143v1, whole genome shotgun sequence, the DNA window ACACAGCAATAATCTTGAGGATTTGCTTTGAGGTACCGtaagacaaaatataaacagaCTTTGTTACCTGAACTATGCCAAATCCCATATCTAACAGACATAATGGAAAACTGTAAATTGACTCAGTTACAGTGTCACAATAGCATGGTCATATGGCACTGTATAATCACAAAGGATGACTAAATTCTACACAAGAAGTTGAAAGAAACACAGTGGACTAAACTTGGAAAACTGGCAGTTCATTGGTGATAATTTGAGGCATTATAGCATTAGGACCCACCTGAGTGCATACAGGGAGTGGCAAGTCATCACCATGAAGAATGTAATCTGCTTCTATATCTTAAtacattctgttttttttcatagtatTCTCAATATCCTaaaatttttctcctttgctgTTTCCTTAGTGGCGGGAGTTGGCCATACTATGTTTGAGTCTCTGCAGTGTTTCAATATCCTAATGATGTCTCTACACAGGGAAGCAGCCAAggtacacacaccacacacctgcaacCACACATACACCAATGCTGAGGCTACAATTACAGAAATTATGAATTAGATCTGATAAGCAACTCTTATATCCAACCACCGGCAGGATCACATCTACATAAaccccttcttctctttaccGCTCAGAAATCAGAGTACATTGCTTCTGGTACACTGTTGCATTACACAAAAGAAAGGTATTTTACACTGTTTACGACCTGTAGCACTTTTTCAGTAAAGGCGTGACAATGCCACTCCTCTGGAACCACATACAACCTCTCTAGAAAGCTTGGTATGTATAACTGAAAATCTTGTGCAAAAAATTTGACATATTTTTGTCCATCATGGCTTGGGAAGTTGTGAAAATGAGTAGTCTGAGGTGGTggaattgatgaaaagaagtgCATGTACGTAGATTAGTTAAATtaaatggaaagagaagcaTTAGACAGACTGatgaacttaaaagaaaaagacaacccACTTAACTAAACAACTAAAACCTCTCAGAATATATGTACAGATATAAAAATAATCTATATACTATGAGTTATATTTTGCTATCTTACTTCATAGACCACAAAACTAAAGTGGTTCGCTTGCGAAGTATGAATAATAAGGTGACTAGAACCCTGAACACTACATTTCATACCTTAGGCAAAATCTAATACAGTCGAATTCCATTAAACTGTTCGGTAGCTTGTGACTGAGAATCTTTTAATACTGCGATAAGTTTCCcattgaagaaaaatgagagcatCACACTGCATAAAACATAGTGGTCTAGGGAACATTCTCAATCTAGGACATCATACAAACAATATTTACGCACAAAAATTCATGTATATCACCTTCATGCCCACATATTGCAGCcatggctacacacacactacttaccATTACACATCAGCCTGCCATACACCAATCTACCAAGTATCTTGTTAATGGAGAAAGCAATAAATCACTAATATCACAAGGTATCTACAAAATTCTAAGTAGTTAATCTTGTAGAACTAAATAATTCAAGTTTCTATTTCACCATTTCCCTCTTGGCAAATCTATGGAGAACTAAGAGGTATATTCCTGTCCGATGAGCTTTGCAATGGTATTCAGCTGGATGTGAGATGTGCCTTCGTAAATGGTACCAATCTTGCAGTCCCGGTAAAACTTCTCCACTGGGTAATCCTTAGTGAAGCCAACACCTCCCATGAGCTCTATGCACTTTGAAGTTACTCGAGTGGCTACTTCTGCAAGGAGGTAATAAACTGTTCAGAAGTGGTAGTGACAGGAAAacgcctaatctaacctaaagtGAGGATATACTAATACAGTGACACTACAATAATgcccaattaaaaaaaaaaattaagtgaatATTACTGCTGATGAATCTTTTACAAGGAGGATATCCAATCACAGACTCACGTTAATAcactttcattcatcttttgtaGTATGTAAGCATGAAATACTTAACAACTGAGTGGAGCGTTAGTGAAAGGAAACCTGAGATGAAGCAGAACAACTGTATTTCTGAATTTCATcctgtgtttcctttcattactACATTCCACTCACCCTACACATACTTTACAAGGCATACCTGAGCTGTAGAGCTTGCACATAGCAGCTTGTTTGATGAATGGCTGGTTGCTCTCCCTCAGCCTTGCAGCGTTGTACACCAGCAAGCGGGCAGCCTCTATCTCAGTAGCAAGGTAAGCCACTGCATGTTGCATTGCCTTCATGAGAAGTTATGAGTATTCTATCAGTAAGACAGCTTTCTTGCTTGTAAATATAACTCAATATGAATTTCAAACAGAAATATTCAATCCCATATCTTTGTAATCATTCTGTTACACTCTAAATTTTGTACAAGATAAAAGTTTTTCTATCTTTGGATCAACATAAACAtcgaatatgaaaaaaagtttcATATCTAGAAACAATTGAATCCATCAAGTTTTTAGTCACCAGCCTCCATTGCAGCCAATCAAATTAATCTTGATAGCAATGACATAATAGTATAGAACTGAACACAAGGGAAAGTCATAAGTCACATCATCACCGATATACACACTGAAGCACACATACTGTAAGTGAACTTAGGTACAATACATACTTGAAACTCAAAGAGGCTCTTTCCAAACTGCTTCCTCTGGAGTATGTATGGAACAGTGGCATCAAGGCAGCCCTGTGCCAGACCCACCATCTGAGCCCCAATGCCAATACGCCCCTCATTCAGCATCTCTATGGCATACTTATAGCCGTGTCCAAAGGTACCAAGAATGTTCTCCTCTGGCACCTGTGAACACCAAGCAAGAGCACTGTCTGTACAAGCTGCAGGCTGCTAAGAACAGTACATTTTCTTATATGAAGAGTAAACAGATGCTGCAAAAAAGATCCATAAAAGAAAACTTATTTAAATAGCATTTCTAGAATAGAAATCACACAGAAAAGTATAGGAAAGTATAGAGGCCAGAGGTTCCATACTGTAGGAGAACAGTGGGCATCCTTACCACAACATTGTCAAAATGGACGGCACAGGTGTTGGATGCCCTTAGGCCCAGTTTGTCCTCCTTCTTGCCCACACTGAGGCCGGGGGTTTGAGCGTCAACAATGAAGCAGGTGATGCCTTTGTAGCTCTGTTCACAGGAAATATagtaaaggaagctgcaatGTCAACATCACACCACCATTGTCCATTCATCACTATTAATATATTTAGATGTTATGAACTCTTCTACCATTGTTTTGCATGGAAAGTGTAGTGAGGCCAGCAGGAATGACTCACAGCAGAGGGGTTTGCATTGGCCATGACCAGGAACACTCCAGACTGAGGAGCGGAGGATATCCACATCTTAGAGCCATTAATGATGTAATTACTGCCATCCTTCACTGCTGTGGTCTTGAGGGAGAAGGCATCAGATCCAGACTCTGTTTCCGAGAGGCAGAAACTTCCTGTCTGTggaaaacatgaataataatgTCTAAACTATTAGAATGATATCACCACATGTGGATAGAATAATATGCTGCTTACCAACACCAAGAATAGCAAGTTATAAATGTATGTTTTCAAGTTGTGATTTGTCTGAAACAATCACAACTTTGTTTACACTTAAGTCTCGTGCACGATACTTACATATTCGTTGGAAAGCTTTGGCAAGTATTTCTGTTTCTGTTCCTCTGTGCCAAGCTTCCTAAAGAGCGTGTTGATAAGGGTGTTCTGGATGTCACAGGTAACACTGACAGCTGGGTCCACTTTGGCcagctcctccaccaccagaTTTGCCACAAAGAAAGTGGAGCCACATCCGCCATACTCAGTCTCTATTTCCACTCCCATGAACTGAAAGGCAAATGAGGGACAGAATAAgcatctcttcatttttctaaataaaagggaaaaacttACTGTAAAATTTGTAGACATACGTACCCCGTTATCAAATAAGCCTTTGAAAACTTTCTCATCAATGCAGCCCTCAGTGTCCATCTTGCTGACCACGGGTGCAATCTGTTCACTTGCAAATTTGGCCACTGGAATATGAAACAATACTTTAAATGggcaagaaatataaataaacaatactTTCAACATAGCCAGCCTTGTTTGTCTCCATATTACCATATTAACAATCACATTCTAAAAACTTCATTGTAATCATCAGGGATCCAAATAAAGTTGGATAAATAACAGATAGCATAAGAAATAAATGGCAGTCACCTGTttctctcatcatttcctcgtcctccgagaGCACAGTGAGTGGTGCAGGGCGGAACGCAGCCACTCCATCATGCTGAGCGGCAATATTCTGCTGCCGCACACTGGCTGTCGTGTGGAAGCGCTGCATGGCCACACACCGCCGGCTGGCATGGCTCTACAAACACCAGGGCAAAAATTCAACTATAGACTCCATAATTTGATCCTCCAagtattaataaaacaaaataaataataaaaaaataaataaatacagttccACCTTACATTACACAAGGTTCTTTTAGCTGCAAAGTAACAGCAAGACAGCCAAGTAACAGAGTATAAAGCTGCACACACAGGCCTGGTCTTAggtaatgcagagagagagagagagagagagagagagagagagagagagagagagagagagagagagagagagagagagagagagagagattggtgtaCCTAGAAACCTTCGCTGCCTTAATACTTCACAGACAACATAATCTACCTCACCACTTCCTTAGCCAGCTCAACACGGCAGCCAGCCAGGTGAGCAAACCAGGTGAGTAAACCGGCCTTAGGTAACACATTCCTATTAAGACACCATGAAACACGCAAAACTGAGGGCAGCCACTAGATACCAAAGACAGGCACTCACCAGGGCGCGACTCAGCATCCTGGCACAAAGGAGTAACAGATCAGcactcaacagcagcagcagcagactccCTTTGGCCTTCAGCAAATTTTTCCTAAGCTTTGGTAGAGATCGGTGTCACAAACGTCGGCTAATATGCAATTTCTTATGTAATATTAATGTTACGTGAACTTGTATCAGCTTCCAAGTGACTGAATAAGATTGAGGAAAGAGTGTGGTAAGTTTTGTTAGTAAgtatcaaaggaggaggaaagggttggGCTTTTATTGCACGTGTGTGGCCGAGACGAAGTAGTAACTCAAATTTGTTTACTCCCAGTCAGGGCTGCCACTTGGAATCAGCTGACTGGCCACTGGGGCGCAAATAATGAAACACAGCACTTCTACTACATCTAAGAAGCTGCTGTTGaaattatatgttttttttaagggcACGTCTACAATATAAATGGCAGAccaacaagatttctgcactattaacacacgaaacagtcttgagaacccagctaaATCATTACTGCCCcctttgaaaatatttgttgttttagtaaAGGAACATTACTTGAATGAATTAAATTTACTCATTCAGAAGGTGCCTCACTAAACCATTTGATTAACTGAAGCAGTACATTCTACGCCTGAAGCTAACGCGGATTCCTTACCTATAAAGGAAGATTTAGATATAGATAcatacagacaaataaatagataaatagatagatagatagataaatagatagacggacttatataatgaaagaaacgTTTTATATTATCAGTTGCTAGTGTAGGAATTCACAGACTCAGAAATCAAGCAATACCAGGCCAAGATCTATAGCACTGACAATGAAGTacgataaaataaaattatgttGGAATACTTTTACTAGAAAATTCCCCGTTTCAgatattttttgttgatttcttaTAGTATTCAAGATGGTAAAAGTATgcatagaagaataaaaatagataggtaggtagaagagatgaaagattcTATAATACCATTTTAACAGCAACACTACCCTTTCTCACTcatggaaagaataaaaactaatTTAATCACATTTTTAGACTTGTACACATAGTATTTCACATCGTCTTTCATATTTCTCGCTCCTTTGGATTACAGTTGGTAATTCTGAAGGGACCCACAATCCTTTGCGCCACCATTCGCTTCCTCTACTGTGGTGGCCGGGACGCAGCGTACGTATTGAAGTAATCTCGTCTTATCCCTTTATTTCCTCATCATCCTGGACCCTCCCGACCCTCCCATTGCGTTGTTGTAATGTAGAATGATTGGACATTAATATTTACCCGCCATTGGAAGTGTAGGTTCGCGTGTCTAGTAGATATTAGCTTGTAAAtaagtgttgttattgtcgtgtCTTGAGGTCTGGCGAAGGTAAACACGTGAAAGGTTTGCCGTGTATATGAACCGAGTGTATTAATAAGCCAATTTATACATGCAAGTTAAGGAAATTTGTATACGGGAGACTTCTTAGTATGTATTTCGGGGATATTAAGGAATACAACCGGTAATAACCATGTGTGGAATCTTGCTACCATTGAGAACCGATTTGATTTTGTTATAAAGTAAAAACTAGGCTCGATATTAAGTATAGGTGTATTTTGAGGCAGTAATTAATAAAGACGTGTTAATTTAGAGGTATAAAGCGTTCATGGTAAAGAAGGGTTATTTGAATTACCaaaatgtgttgttttattttgtatagctattatcttcatttt includes these proteins:
- the LOC123519321 gene encoding short/branched chain specific acyl-CoA dehydrogenase, mitochondrial-like: MLSRALSHASRRCVAMQRFHTTASVRQQNIAAQHDGVAAFRPAPLTVLSEDEEMMRETVAKFASEQIAPVVSKMDTEGCIDEKVFKGLFDNGFMGVEIETEYGGCGSTFFVANLVVEELAKVDPAVSVTCDIQNTLINTLFRKLGTEEQKQKYLPKLSNEYTGSFCLSETESGSDAFSLKTTAVKDGSNYIINGSKMWISSAPQSGVFLVMANANPSASYKGITCFIVDAQTPGLSVGKKEDKLGLRASNTCAVHFDNVVVPEENILGTFGHGYKYAIEMLNEGRIGIGAQMVGLAQGCLDATVPYILQRKQFGKSLFEFQAMQHAVAYLATEIEAARLLVYNAARLRESNQPFIKQAAMCKLYSSEVATRVTSKCIELMGGVGFTKDYPVEKFYRDCKIGTIYEGTSHIQLNTIAKLIGQEYTS